DNA sequence from the Halocalculus aciditolerans genome:
TCGTCGAGCTGCTTCGACGACATGTAGTGGACGCCGATAGCGACGGAGACGTAGAAGACGACCGCGGGGATGATGCCCGCGATCAGGACCTCAGTGTAAGTGATGCCGAGGAGCGAGGCCATGACGAACGCGGCCGCGCCCATCACGGGCGGCATGATCTGCCCGCCGGATGACGCGACGGCCTCGATGCCGCCCGCCGTCTCCGACTTCATCCCGTTGCTCTTCATCAGCGGGATGGTGAACGACCCGGTCATCGCGGCGTTCGCGGTCTGCGCGCCGTTGATGGAGCCGACGATGAGGCTCGACAGGACGGCGGACTGCGCGACGCCCGATTTGAAGTACTTCGCGGCGTTGAACGCGAGCCGCATGATGAGCTGGAACGCCCCGTACCCCCGTAACAGCCCGGCGTAGAGGAGGAAGAGCGCGACCCAGGCGGCGACGATCTGCGTGATGGAGCCGAAGAAGCCGTCGAACTCCAGGACGAGGAGGTTGACGACTTGGCGCTCGCCGACGCCGCTGTGCTGGAGCAGCCCGGGGAAGAACTCCCCGAAGCGCGCGTAGACGATGGCGAGCAGGATGACGCCGACGAACGCCGCGCCGAACGCCCGGTACGTGAGGTAGATTATCGTGATCGTGAACAGCGCGGCGAGCGCGTACTCGTACTCGAGTGCGTACCCGACGCGCGTCGTCGACAGCACCTCGTAGTTGAGGTAGAGGTAGGCGCACGTGAACGTCGAGAGGCCGGCGAGCACCCAGAGACCGAGGCGTTCGAGGCGGTCTGCCTCCCCGAGGTCGATGAGCTCGTGGAGGACGTAGATGAGGACGCCGCCGCCGAGGAAAATCGTGCCGTACTGCGCCCGCGGAAGCTCCTGGTTCAGCGCGTACAACAGGACGCGCGCCCAGAAGACCAGCGAGAGGAGCGTGAGCGCGTTGTTGAGCAGGTGCTCGCGCTCCAGCGACGCCGGCGACCAGACGGGGGGTTCGGAGTCGGTCTCACTCATCGTCTCGAAGCGTCACTCCTCGACGCTGCCGCGTTCGTAGCTGCTCACGTCGACGTCTTGCTCCTCGAGGAAGTCGTAGACGCCGGGGTGAACGGGGAGCCCGTCGAGGTAGACTTCGGCCATCACTTCGGGGTCGCTGTGGTCGGCGTACGCGGCCTGGCCTTCCTGGATGGCGTCGACGTTTTCGTGGCTGATTTTGGCGAGTTCGTAGCCGACGTCGCGGGAGATATCGGAGCCGAAGAAGAACTGGAAGTCGGAGGGGAAGGTGCCGACGGTGTCAGCGCCCATGTCCTGGTTCCAGCCGTAGACCTCGATCTCCTTGTAGTTCGTACCGCGGGTCTGCTCGATGCCCTGCTGGAGCGTGTCCGTCGGCTGGACGACGTGGAGGTTCGCGCGGGCGTCCACTTCCGTCGCCCAGCCGGGGAGGTTCTGGAAGCCGGATCCGTAGGCGACGAGAGCGTCGACGCGGCCCTCTTCGACCGCGCCCGCGACGTCGCCGGTGTCGAGGTTGACGACGTTCGGCTTGAGGTCCTCCCACATGCCGGCGTTCTTGAAGACGGTCTCGGTCTGCTGGCGCAGCCCCCAGCTCGGCGGGAGCGGCCAGAAGTTCTTCCCGATCAGGTCGTCGCTCGTCTCGATGCCGGAGCCGTCCACCGCGACGATGTGGAGGTGGAGCGACGCGATTTTGAACGCCTGATTGGGGACGGATTCGACGGGGTTCTCCGAGAACGGCGGCGCGTCCTGCATCGCGGAGGCGATGACGAAGTTGCCGCCCGTCATGGCCTGTACGTTCCCCTGGTTGTACTGCCGGAGGCTCGGCGGGTCACCGCCCGTCTCCTGGCTGTTCCACGTGATGGTCCCTGCGGGCTCCGTGTCCGGGGACTGCTCTTTGACGACGCGCTGGAACGCGTTGCTCGCCTGTCCCGTCGTCGTGCTGGAGCTCGGGATGCCGACGCCGATGGACGTCGAGCCGTTCCCGCTACCGCCTCCGTCGCCGGAACAGCCGGCGAGACCGGTGATTCCCGCTGCGCCTGCGATACCTGTGGCCTTCAGCATCTGCCGCCTGCTAAATCGCACCATACCCCAGACCGGTGTACCAAGGCATATTAAACGTTTTCATAAATAGTGTACGTTGTCCGGGAGAACGCGGGGCCGCGCTGGGTTCGGGAGGGACAGGGCTGTGAACTACACAACACCTAAACCGCCTCGGTCGTGACGAGGTACCATGCGGCCGTTAGAGGACATTACCGTTATCGACGCGACGCAGGCCCTCGTGGGCCCCCTGACCTCGCAGACGCTCGGCGACATGGGCGCGGAGGTCGTGAAGATCGAACGCCCCGGCCACGGCGACCTGACGCGGGCGTACTCGCCGACGTACGGCGACGAGCTCTCCGCGTACTTCGTGAGCCTGAACCGGAACAAGCGCAGTCTCACGCTCGACCTGGCGAGCGACGAGGGGCAGGAGATCCTCCACGACCTCGTCGCCGACGCCGACGTCTTCCTCCACAACTTCAGCCCGGGGAACGAGGAGACGTTCGCGGCGGACTACGAGACGCTCAGCGGCGTGACCGACGACCTCGTCTACTGCGGGATGTCCGGGTACGGCGAGGGGAGCCCGTACACGGGCGAGAAATCCTTCGACATCATCCTGCAGGGCGAGTCCGGGATGATGTCCATCACGGGGAGCGAGGAGCAGCCGGCGCGCGTCGGCGTCTCCATCAGCGACATCTCGGGCGCGATGACCGCCATCTACTCCGTGATGACGGCGCTCTACCACCGCGAGCGGACGGGCGAGGGGCAGGAGATCGACCTCGCGCTCCTCGATACGAGCTTCCAGTTCCTGCTCTACCACGTCTCGAACTACTTCGCGACCGGGGAGAACCCGCAGCGGATGGGGGCGCGCCACCCGAACCTGATGCCGTATCAGGCGTTCGAGACGAAGGACGACTACGTCATCGTCGGCGTCATCAGCGAGAAGCACTGGCCGCCGTTCTGCCGCGCGCTCGGCCACGAGGAGTGGGCCGACGACCCGAAGTACGCGACGTTCCCGGACCGCATCGAGAACCGGGACGAGCTCGACGCCATCCTCGACGACATCTTCGTCGAGAAGACGACCGCGGAGTGGCTGGAGATCCTCGAAGCCGAGGACGTCCCGTGCACGCCGCTGAACTCCGTGGA
Encoded proteins:
- a CDS encoding TRAP transporter permease, with translation MSETDSEPPVWSPASLEREHLLNNALTLLSLVFWARVLLYALNQELPRAQYGTIFLGGGVLIYVLHELIDLGEADRLERLGLWVLAGLSTFTCAYLYLNYEVLSTTRVGYALEYEYALAALFTITIIYLTYRAFGAAFVGVILLAIVYARFGEFFPGLLQHSGVGERQVVNLLVLEFDGFFGSITQIVAAWVALFLLYAGLLRGYGAFQLIMRLAFNAAKYFKSGVAQSAVLSSLIVGSINGAQTANAAMTGSFTIPLMKSNGMKSETAGGIEAVASSGGQIMPPVMGAAAFVMASLLGITYTEVLIAGIIPAVVFYVSVAIGVHYMSSKQLDEGEAQLESRLEDLDAGYHPVVEAVRFGVPFAILLYLLGVAQWTVVSSALYTCVTMVATGAGIPILLSAVRSEADVVATVKKQVLDTVEGVKYGATTLAPIAIIIAAVNGIVDLLNATGVPGKLSLALISVAGGVMLITIILAMVICLVLGLGMPTVAAYTIVALLIAPTLTSQFGVSDLAAHFFVFYSAILSGITPPIAIAVVVTTGIAGSNFWRTSLEALKLAAPLFILPFAFIYNPEIVTGGLTLYTIWSGLLVLLGSVLVIHGLNFDRSRLPSRAVSLTARAAFVVFGVAAMAISTRTVRLAALALGGALFLVQTRVLATDPTEVTN
- a CDS encoding TAXI family TRAP transporter solute-binding subunit gives rise to the protein MVRFSRRQMLKATGIAGAAGITGLAGCSGDGGGSGNGSTSIGVGIPSSSTTTGQASNAFQRVVKEQSPDTEPAGTITWNSQETGGDPPSLRQYNQGNVQAMTGGNFVIASAMQDAPPFSENPVESVPNQAFKIASLHLHIVAVDGSGIETSDDLIGKNFWPLPPSWGLRQQTETVFKNAGMWEDLKPNVVNLDTGDVAGAVEEGRVDALVAYGSGFQNLPGWATEVDARANLHVVQPTDTLQQGIEQTRGTNYKEIEVYGWNQDMGADTVGTFPSDFQFFFGSDISRDVGYELAKISHENVDAIQEGQAAYADHSDPEVMAEVYLDGLPVHPGVYDFLEEQDVDVSSYERGSVEE
- a CDS encoding CaiB/BaiF CoA transferase family protein, which translates into the protein MRPLEDITVIDATQALVGPLTSQTLGDMGAEVVKIERPGHGDLTRAYSPTYGDELSAYFVSLNRNKRSLTLDLASDEGQEILHDLVADADVFLHNFSPGNEETFAADYETLSGVTDDLVYCGMSGYGEGSPYTGEKSFDIILQGESGMMSITGSEEQPARVGVSISDISGAMTAIYSVMTALYHRERTGEGQEIDLALLDTSFQFLLYHVSNYFATGENPQRMGARHPNLMPYQAFETKDDYVIVGVISEKHWPPFCRALGHEEWADDPKYATFPDRIENRDELDAILDDIFVEKTTAEWLEILEAEDVPCTPLNSVEDVVNDPHIEARDMVTEMEHEELGTFKSPANPVKFSDLETDRAEAPPKLGEHTEEVLAELGYDEEEIERFREDGVV